Proteins encoded within one genomic window of Felis catus isolate Fca126 chromosome C1, F.catus_Fca126_mat1.0, whole genome shotgun sequence:
- the FZD7 gene encoding frizzled-7 produces MRGPGAAASRLPLGLCTLVLALLGALPAGAGAQPYHGEKGISVPDHGFCQPISIPLCTDIAYNQTILPNLLGHTNQEDAGLEVHQFYPLVKVQCSPELRFFLCSMYAPVCTVLDQAIPPCRSLCERARQGCEALMNKFGFQWPERLRCENFPVHGAGEICVGQNTSDGSGGPGGGPTAYPTAPYMPDLPFTALPPGAADGRGRSAFPFSCPRQLKVPPYLGYRFLGERDCGAPCEPGRANGLMYFKEEERRFARLWVGVWSVLCCASTLFTVLTYLVDMRRFSYPERPIIFLSGCYFMVAVAHVAGFLLEDRAVCVERFSEDGYRTVAQGTKKEGCTILFMVLYFFGMASSIWWVILSLTWFLAAGMKWGHEAIEANSQYFHLAAWAVPAVKTITILAMGQVDGDLLSGVCYVGLSSVDALRGFVLAPLFVYLFIGTSFLLAGFVSLFRIRTIMKHDGTKTEKLEKLMVRIGVFSVLYTVPATIVLACYFYEQAFREHWERTWLLQTCKSYAVPCPPGHFPPMSPDFTVFMIKYLMTMIVGITTGFWIWSGKTLQSWRRFYHRLSHSSKGETAACNICQQDNWISKRGKGPITGDFIAETGW; encoded by the coding sequence ATGCGGGGCCCCGGCGCGGCCGCGTCGCGCTTGCCCCTGGGCCTGTGCACTCTAGTGCTTGCGCTGCTAGGCGCGCTGCCCGCCGGTGCCGGGGCGCAGCCTTACCACGGCGAGAAGGGCATCTCGGTACCGGACCACGGCTTCTGCCAGCCCATCTCCATCCCACTATGCACGGACATTGCCTACAACCAGACCATCCTGCCCAACCTGCTAGGCCACACGAATCAAGAGGACGCGGGCCTCGAGGTACACCAGTTCTACCCGCTGGTTAAGGTGCAGTGTTCTCCCGAGTTGCGCTTCTTCCTGTGCTCTATGTACGCACCCGTGTGCACGGTGCTTGATCAGGCCATCCCGCCGTGCCGTTCTCTGTGCGAGCGTGCCCGCCAGGGCTGCGAAGCGCTCATGAACAAGTTCGGCTTCCAGTGGCCAGAGCGGCTGCGCTGCGAGAACTTCCCGGTGCACGGCGCCGGCGAGATCTGCGTGGGCCAGAACACGTCGGACGGCTCCGGGGGCCCAGGTGGCGGCCCCACAGCCTACCCCACCGCGCCCTACATGCCGGACTTGCCCTTCACCGCGCTGCCCCCGGGGGCCGCTGATGGCAGGGGCCGTTCTGCCTTCCCCTTCTCGTGCCCCCGCCAGCTCAAGGTGCCCCCCTACCTGGGCTACCGCTTCCTGGGCGAGCGCGACTGCGGCGCCCCGTGCGAGCCGGGCCGTGCCAACGGCCTAATGTATTTTAAGGAAGAGGAGAGGCGCTTTGCCCGTCTCTGGGTGGGCGTGTGGTCGGTGCTGTGCTGCGCCTCGACGCTCTTCACCGTGCTCACCTATTTAGTGGACATGAGGCGCTTCAGCTATCCCGAGCGGCCCATCATCTTTCTGTCGGGCTGCTACTTCATGGTGGCCGTGGCGCACGTGGCCGGCTTCCTGCTGGAGGACCGCGCGGTGTGCGTGGAGCGCTTCTCAGAAGACGGCTACCGCACGGTGGCGCAGGGCACCAAGAAGGAGGGTTGCACTATCCTCTTCATGGTGCTGTACTTCTTCGGCATGGCCAGTTCCATCTGGTGGGTCATCCTGTCGCTCACTTGGTTCCTGGCAGCTGGCATGAAGTGGGGCCATGAGGCCATTGAAGCCAACTCTCAGTATTTCCACCTGGCCGCGTGGGCCGTGCCCGCTGTCAAGACCATCACCATCTTGGCCATGGGCCAGGTGGATGGGGACTTGCTCAGTGGGGTTTGCTACGTGGGCCTGTCCAGCGTGGATGCGCTGCGAGGCTTCGTGTTGGCGCCTCTGTTCGTCTACCTCTTCATTGGCACGTCCTTCCTGCTGGCCGGCTTCGTGTCGCTCTTCCGCATCCGCACCATCATGAAGCACGACGGAACCAAGACCGAGAAACTGGAGAAGCTCATGGTGCGCATCGGCGTCTTCAGCGTGCTTTACACTGTGCCGGCGACCATCGTCCTGGCCTGCTACTTCTATGAGCAGGCCTTCCGCGAACACTGGGAGCGCACCTGGCTCCTGCAGACTTGCAAGAGCTACGCGGTGCCCTGCCCGCCTGGCCATTTCCCGCCCATGAGCCCTGACTTCACTGTCTTCATGATCAAGTACCTGATGACCATGATCGTGGGCATCACCACTGGCTTCTGGATCTGGTCCGGCAAGACTCTGCAGTCGTGGCGCCGCTTCTATCACAGACTCAGCCACAGCAGCAAGGGGGAGACTGCG